One genomic segment of Trichococcus shcherbakoviae includes these proteins:
- a CDS encoding PLP-dependent transferase: MRIETQCLHEGYHPGNGEPSALPIYQSTTYRYDSTEHIGKLFDLTAAGHMYSRISNPTVAAVEEKIAAMEGGVGALCTTSGQAATMISLMNILKEGDHFISTASIYGGTINLFAVTLKRFGIECTFVDQELPEEEIQKMFKPNTKAVFGETIANPALSVLDIEKWAAIAHNNNVPLIVDNTFPTPYLCRPFEFGADIVVHSTSKYMDGHAVQMGGVIVDSGNFDWKNGNFPEFTEPDESYHGIVYTESFEKAAYITKARVQMMRDMGAYPTANAAFLLNLGLETLPVRMDRHCSNALKVAEYFKKSEKVEFVNYPGLEGDKYHELANKYLPLGTCGVISLSIEGSRENAIKFMDSLKLASNEVHVADIRTCVLHPASSTHRQLTDEQLAAAGITPGLIRFSVGLENVEDIIEDIEQALATLNLDAKPYTV; the protein is encoded by the coding sequence ATGAGAATTGAAACACAATGTTTACACGAAGGGTACCACCCAGGGAACGGGGAGCCGAGCGCGCTCCCGATCTACCAAAGCACTACGTACAGATATGACTCGACAGAACATATCGGTAAATTATTCGATTTGACGGCTGCCGGACACATGTATTCGCGCATCTCCAATCCTACGGTTGCGGCCGTGGAAGAGAAAATTGCGGCGATGGAGGGTGGCGTAGGGGCTTTGTGCACAACATCAGGACAGGCAGCGACCATGATCAGCTTGATGAACATCCTGAAGGAGGGCGATCATTTCATCAGCACCGCCTCCATTTATGGCGGAACCATCAATCTGTTTGCCGTAACTTTGAAGCGATTCGGAATCGAATGCACCTTTGTCGACCAAGAACTGCCTGAAGAAGAAATCCAAAAAATGTTCAAACCGAACACGAAGGCTGTATTCGGTGAAACCATCGCAAATCCTGCTTTATCCGTTTTGGACATCGAAAAATGGGCAGCGATCGCTCACAACAACAACGTGCCTTTGATCGTGGACAACACGTTCCCGACGCCATACCTTTGCAGACCGTTCGAGTTTGGAGCGGACATTGTGGTCCATTCCACCTCTAAATACATGGATGGCCATGCAGTACAGATGGGCGGGGTCATTGTCGACAGCGGCAATTTTGACTGGAAAAACGGCAATTTCCCAGAATTCACCGAACCGGATGAATCCTACCATGGCATCGTCTATACGGAAAGCTTCGAGAAAGCTGCGTATATCACAAAAGCACGGGTACAGATGATGAGGGACATGGGGGCATACCCAACCGCGAATGCTGCCTTCTTATTGAATCTTGGGCTTGAAACACTCCCTGTGAGGATGGACAGACATTGCAGCAATGCCTTGAAAGTCGCTGAATATTTCAAAAAATCCGAAAAAGTTGAATTTGTGAATTATCCTGGCTTAGAAGGAGACAAGTATCACGAATTGGCGAATAAATATTTGCCGCTCGGAACGTGCGGCGTCATTTCGCTCTCGATCGAAGGAAGCAGAGAAAATGCCATCAAATTCATGGACAGCCTGAAGCTGGCGTCCAATGAAGTCCATGTGGCCGACATCCGGACTTGTGTGCTCCATCCGGCAAGTTCGACCCACAGACAGCTGACCGACGAGCAATTGGCGGCAGCAGGCATCACACCAGGCCTGATCCGCTTTTCGGTAGGGCTTGAAAACGTGGAAGATATCATCGAAGACATCGAGCAAGCTTTGGCAACTCTGAACCTGGATGCGAAGCCTTATACAGTCTGA
- a CDS encoding TraX family protein, giving the protein MAYNNKTALIKWIAILTMTIDHIGYYLFPSLLFLRVVGRIAFPCFLYTTVQGVRETRDFRKYLLRLVLTGLISMPITAQTGNVFNILFTLALFALSIKDYRFILPAIFLVQFTEYGLYGFLMGWTIYVLSEKHVGAGIVLFLLVNAMQFPSLQALAAVSLIPMLLPVDFQIRPLPKWAGYAYYPIHQVILMLIARLM; this is encoded by the coding sequence ATGGCGTACAACAACAAAACGGCACTCATCAAATGGATTGCGATCCTCACAATGACGATCGACCATATCGGCTACTATCTGTTCCCCTCATTGCTTTTTCTGCGAGTTGTCGGACGCATCGCTTTCCCTTGTTTTTTGTACACAACCGTGCAAGGGGTAAGGGAAACGCGTGATTTCCGCAAGTATCTGCTGCGGTTGGTCCTTACCGGGCTCATCAGTATGCCGATAACCGCCCAAACAGGGAATGTCTTCAATATCCTTTTCACCTTGGCACTTTTTGCCTTATCGATCAAAGACTACCGGTTCATCTTGCCGGCAATCTTTTTGGTCCAATTTACGGAATACGGTTTGTATGGCTTTTTGATGGGGTGGACAATCTATGTGCTTTCGGAAAAACATGTCGGAGCGGGAATTGTTTTGTTTTTATTGGTGAATGCTATGCAATTCCCCTCGTTGCAGGCACTCGCTGCAGTGTCGCTCATTCCCATGCTTCTGCCGGTTGATTTTCAGATCAGACCGCTGCCGAAATGGGCCGGATATGCCTATTACCCTATCCATCAAGTTATCCTGATGCTTATCGCCAGGCTGATGTGA
- the mnmA gene encoding tRNA 2-thiouridine(34) synthase MnmA gives MQDNSKIRVVVGMSGGVDSSVTALLLKEQGYDVIGIFMKNWDDTDEFGFCTATEDYKDVQAVAQQIGIPYYSVNFEKEYWDKVFQYFLDEYKKGRTPNPDVMCNKEIKFKAFLDYAMELGADYVATGHYAQVVRDEDGTAHLLRGVDDNKDQTYFLNQLSQEQLSKTMFPLGGIKKPEVRRIAEEAGLATAKKKDSTGICFIGEKNFKEFLTNFLPAIPGKMVTLSGDVMGEHAGLMYYTIGQRKGLGIGGGGESDDPWFVIGKDLATNTLYVGQGYHHENLYADSLDATDIHFTSEVKKPSVFTCTAKFRYRQQDTAVTVYLNEDQTTARVEFAEPVRAITPGQAVVFYDGMECLGGGTIDKAYQAERTLQYI, from the coding sequence ATGCAAGACAATTCAAAAATACGCGTGGTGGTCGGAATGAGCGGTGGCGTTGACTCTTCTGTCACAGCATTGCTTTTGAAGGAACAAGGCTACGACGTCATCGGCATTTTCATGAAGAATTGGGATGATACGGATGAATTCGGATTCTGCACGGCAACCGAAGATTACAAGGATGTTCAGGCTGTCGCACAACAGATCGGGATTCCTTATTATTCCGTCAATTTCGAAAAGGAATACTGGGACAAGGTCTTCCAATATTTCCTGGACGAATACAAGAAAGGACGGACACCGAATCCGGATGTCATGTGCAATAAGGAAATCAAATTCAAGGCTTTCCTGGATTATGCGATGGAACTGGGCGCGGATTATGTCGCAACCGGGCATTATGCACAAGTCGTCCGTGACGAAGACGGCACCGCTCATCTGCTCAGAGGAGTGGACGACAACAAGGACCAAACCTATTTCCTGAATCAGCTTTCCCAAGAGCAACTTTCCAAAACGATGTTTCCGCTGGGCGGGATCAAAAAGCCGGAAGTGCGCCGCATCGCTGAAGAAGCGGGTTTGGCGACTGCCAAGAAAAAAGATTCGACAGGCATCTGTTTCATCGGCGAGAAGAACTTCAAAGAATTCTTGACGAACTTTCTGCCGGCGATCCCGGGTAAAATGGTCACTTTGAGCGGCGATGTGATGGGTGAGCATGCCGGATTGATGTACTATACGATCGGGCAAAGAAAAGGTTTGGGAATCGGAGGCGGCGGGGAATCCGATGATCCGTGGTTCGTCATCGGCAAGGACTTGGCGACCAACACGCTTTACGTGGGCCAAGGCTACCATCATGAGAACCTGTATGCCGACAGTCTGGATGCGACTGATATCCATTTCACATCCGAAGTGAAAAAACCATCCGTCTTCACCTGCACGGCTAAATTCCGTTACCGTCAACAGGACACTGCAGTCACTGTCTACCTGAACGAAGACCAAACGACTGCCCGTGTGGAATTTGCGGAGCCGGTCCGCGCCATTACACCAGGCCAAGCAGTTGTATTTTATGATGGCATGGAGTGTCTGGGTGGGGGCACAATCGATAAGGCATATCAAGCCGAACGCACCCTGCAGTACATCTAA